From the Solibacillus sp. FSL R5-0449 genome, one window contains:
- a CDS encoding thiamine pyrophosphate-dependent dehydrogenase E1 component subunit alpha, producing the protein MTDTNITHEQLGLTNEDVLKMYETMLMARRIDERMWLLNRAGKIPFVISCQGQEAAQVGAAFALDHTKDYIAPYYRDMGVVLHFGMTAKDLMLSAFAKAEDPNSGGRQMPGHFGQKENRILTGSSPVTTQVPHAVGVALAGKMQQKDFITFVTLGEGSSNQGDFHEGANFAGVHKLPVIIMVENNQYAISVPVERQLGCAQVSDRAIGYGMPGVTVDGKNPLEVYKVVKEAADRARRGEGPSLIETVSFRLTAHSSDDDDRQYRTAEDIAEGKAKDPIILFETYLKDNGIADDALFEEINKKIMDTVNEATDYAENAAYASPEHALRFVYAEGEDA; encoded by the coding sequence ATGACGGACACTAATATTACACATGAACAATTAGGATTGACGAATGAAGATGTGCTGAAAATGTACGAAACAATGCTGATGGCACGCCGTATTGATGAGCGGATGTGGCTGTTAAACCGTGCAGGCAAAATACCATTTGTTATTTCATGCCAAGGACAAGAGGCGGCTCAAGTAGGTGCTGCCTTTGCCCTTGATCATACAAAGGATTATATTGCGCCGTACTATCGCGATATGGGGGTTGTCCTTCATTTCGGCATGACGGCAAAAGATTTAATGCTTTCGGCGTTTGCGAAGGCGGAAGATCCGAACTCTGGCGGGCGTCAAATGCCGGGGCATTTCGGTCAAAAAGAAAATCGTATACTTACGGGTTCTTCTCCTGTAACGACACAAGTACCGCACGCGGTCGGTGTTGCACTTGCAGGAAAAATGCAGCAAAAGGACTTTATCACATTTGTAACACTTGGTGAAGGTTCGTCAAACCAAGGAGACTTCCATGAAGGAGCAAACTTTGCAGGAGTACACAAACTGCCGGTTATTATCATGGTAGAAAACAACCAATATGCAATTTCTGTTCCGGTTGAACGTCAACTTGGGTGTGCACAAGTATCAGATCGTGCAATCGGCTACGGGATGCCTGGTGTGACAGTGGACGGCAAAAATCCATTGGAAGTATATAAAGTGGTAAAAGAAGCGGCTGATCGTGCACGTCGCGGTGAAGGGCCATCATTGATCGAAACGGTTTCGTTCCGACTGACAGCCCATTCTTCGGATGATGATGATCGTCAATATCGTACAGCTGAAGATATTGCAGAAGGAAAAGCAAAAGACCCGATTATTTTATTTGAAACATACTTAAAAGACAACGGAATAGCGGATGATGCGCTATTTGAAGAAATAAACAAAAAAATTATGGATACTGTCAATGAAGCGACAGATTATGCAGAAAATGCAGCTTATGCCTCGCCAGAACATGCATTGCGTTTTGTGTATGCGGAAGGAGAAGATGCGTAA
- a CDS encoding methylmalonyl-CoA mutase family protein: MNMKEIEFQTASYEQWKEEAVKALKGKPFESLFTKTIENITLDPLYTEESLIEKLGDQLEKQVSTIRSLTKQTSFTVAQQIAGNDAASFFANIEDSLSRGNEMITINSPVAFDWTEQDSEKLASYLSENSFKFIVSSAEDAVLDVFKYIDEAKRSDIVGYIVSPESVELADYPNVRTFGANTIPFHNDGANAVQELAIALAQAAKLATTVEDFKAFEQKFFVQFAVDTQFFAEVAKLRAFKVLWKAFASAFGNEASAVPVVVETSVRSFSKYDVYVNLLRAGNEAFSAAIGGADVITVHPHDALTGVSAQSIRIARNVSLVTKEESHVTNVIDPSGGSYFIESLTADYVKEAWALFLEIEIAGGLETYGIDAQIEEVYQERMKQVETRKHSLIGTNIYANPQDTVATTENAQFADVKRLAVPFENLRATYAQTGIKAAILTFGELKNYKPRADFVQGFFATAGIVAYQTAGFQTVEDATAWLASEDYDYVVIAATDEDTKAIVPALLENKKQTVVLDVAGKYKEEEAAWTAKGLNGFIHAGQNIVEKLSDVVMSVKGVQQ, translated from the coding sequence ATGAATATGAAAGAGATCGAATTTCAAACAGCTAGCTATGAGCAGTGGAAGGAAGAAGCGGTAAAAGCATTAAAAGGAAAACCGTTTGAATCCTTATTTACAAAGACAATTGAAAATATAACACTTGACCCACTTTATACAGAAGAAAGCTTAATCGAAAAATTGGGAGATCAACTGGAGAAACAAGTATCAACAATCCGTTCTTTAACAAAACAGACGAGCTTCACTGTTGCCCAGCAAATTGCCGGCAATGACGCAGCCAGCTTTTTTGCCAATATCGAGGATAGCTTATCACGCGGCAATGAAATGATTACAATCAACAGCCCGGTTGCATTTGACTGGACTGAACAAGATAGCGAAAAACTCGCTTCATATTTATCCGAAAATTCATTTAAATTTATCGTTTCTTCTGCTGAAGATGCGGTGCTGGATGTATTCAAATATATTGACGAAGCTAAACGTAGTGATATTGTAGGCTACATCGTTTCCCCAGAATCAGTGGAATTAGCTGACTATCCAAACGTCCGCACTTTTGGGGCAAATACAATTCCGTTCCATAATGACGGTGCTAATGCAGTTCAAGAGCTTGCGATTGCGCTTGCACAAGCAGCAAAACTTGCCACTACAGTAGAAGATTTTAAAGCATTTGAACAGAAGTTTTTCGTACAGTTTGCGGTCGATACGCAATTCTTTGCAGAAGTAGCAAAACTTCGTGCCTTCAAAGTATTATGGAAAGCGTTTGCTTCAGCATTCGGCAATGAAGCAAGCGCTGTCCCGGTCGTTGTGGAAACTTCGGTACGCAGCTTCTCGAAATATGATGTTTATGTAAACCTGTTACGTGCAGGCAATGAAGCGTTCTCAGCGGCAATCGGCGGTGCAGATGTTATTACAGTACACCCGCATGATGCTTTGACAGGTGTATCAGCGCAGTCAATCCGTATTGCACGTAATGTTTCCCTTGTTACGAAGGAAGAGTCGCATGTAACAAATGTAATCGATCCATCAGGCGGTTCATATTTTATCGAATCATTAACAGCAGACTATGTAAAAGAAGCATGGGCACTGTTCTTGGAAATCGAAATTGCTGGCGGATTGGAAACATACGGGATCGATGCTCAAATTGAGGAAGTATATCAGGAGCGCATGAAGCAAGTGGAAACACGCAAGCATTCATTAATCGGTACTAACATTTATGCGAATCCGCAAGACACAGTAGCAACAACTGAGAATGCACAATTTGCAGATGTAAAACGTCTTGCCGTTCCATTCGAAAACTTACGTGCAACTTATGCACAAACTGGAATCAAGGCAGCGATTTTGACATTCGGCGAACTGAAAAACTATAAGCCGCGCGCAGATTTTGTACAAGGATTCTTCGCAACAGCGGGCATCGTAGCATATCAGACAGCAGGCTTCCAAACAGTTGAAGACGCAACAGCTTGGCTGGCAAGCGAAGACTATGACTATGTAGTAATAGCAGCAACGGATGAAGATACGAAAGCCATTGTTCCAGCATTGTTAGAAAATAAAAAACAAACAGTTGTATTGGACGTGGCTGGTAAATATAAAGAAGAAGAAGCGGCATGGACTGCAAAAGGCTTAAACGGCTTTATTCATGCAGGTCAGAATATCGTAGAAAAGCTATCGGATGTCGTGATGAGCGTGAAGGGGGTACAACAATGA
- a CDS encoding dihydrolipoamide acetyltransferase family protein, whose product MTIQNIVMPQLGESVTEGKIERWLVQVGDKVNKYDPLAEVTTDKVSAEIPSSFAGVITELIANEGETLPVGAVVCAIEVEGSELPPAPAEKSSNVSSAILNAGSQKKEEEKPAAKKEDKPERTERKPGRFSPAVLSMANEHDVDLSQITGTGVGNRITRKDVEAYIAAGKPTNQDISNDEQPTAFAEQKQESSPQTSAQSATQTSAPAPQPKQDIPVAAGDIEIPVTQVRKAIAKNMLRSTHEIPHAWMMMEVDVTELVEYRDSIKEDFKKKEGFNLTYFAFFLKAVSQALKEFPIINSVWAEDKIIQKKDINLSIAVATDDALFVPVIKNVDEKSIKGIAKEIHEYAHLVRNGKLKMEHMQGGTFTVNNTGSFGSVQSMGIINHPQAAILQVESIVKRPVIVQGNMIAPRSMVNLCLSLDHRILDGMICGKFLSRVKKILENVDKQKMSVY is encoded by the coding sequence ATGACAATTCAAAATATCGTCATGCCGCAACTTGGAGAAAGTGTAACAGAAGGTAAGATTGAACGCTGGCTCGTCCAAGTGGGAGATAAAGTAAATAAATATGATCCATTAGCAGAAGTAACAACAGACAAAGTTAGTGCCGAAATCCCTTCATCGTTTGCAGGGGTAATTACAGAGTTAATCGCAAACGAAGGTGAAACATTGCCGGTAGGCGCAGTAGTATGCGCGATTGAAGTGGAAGGCTCTGAATTGCCGCCAGCACCGGCAGAAAAAAGCTCGAATGTCAGCTCGGCCATTTTAAATGCCGGCTCACAGAAGAAAGAAGAAGAAAAACCGGCAGCGAAAAAAGAAGACAAACCAGAGCGCACAGAACGCAAGCCTGGTCGTTTTTCACCTGCTGTTTTATCAATGGCCAATGAACATGATGTCGACTTGTCTCAGATTACCGGCACAGGTGTTGGCAATCGGATCACAAGAAAAGATGTCGAAGCTTATATTGCTGCAGGGAAGCCGACAAATCAGGACATTTCGAATGATGAACAACCAACAGCATTTGCTGAACAAAAACAAGAATCGTCTCCACAAACGTCAGCACAAAGCGCTACGCAAACTTCGGCACCTGCACCACAGCCGAAACAGGACATTCCTGTTGCTGCAGGAGATATCGAAATTCCGGTGACACAAGTGCGTAAAGCGATTGCGAAAAATATGCTGCGCAGCACACATGAAATTCCGCATGCATGGATGATGATGGAAGTCGATGTGACAGAGCTAGTTGAATACCGTGACAGCATAAAAGAAGATTTCAAGAAAAAAGAAGGATTCAATCTGACGTATTTTGCATTCTTCCTAAAAGCGGTCTCTCAGGCGCTTAAAGAATTCCCGATCATCAATTCGGTTTGGGCGGAAGATAAGATCATTCAGAAGAAAGATATTAATTTATCGATTGCTGTAGCTACGGATGATGCATTATTTGTGCCGGTTATCAAAAATGTCGATGAAAAATCGATTAAAGGCATTGCAAAAGAAATTCATGAATATGCGCATCTTGTACGCAACGGTAAACTGAAAATGGAACATATGCAAGGTGGTACATTTACTGTCAATAATACCGGTTCATTTGGTTCTGTTCAGTCGATGGGCATTATCAATCATCCACAGGCAGCAATTTTACAGGTGGAAAGTATTGTAAAAAGACCTGTAATAGTACAGGGGAATATGATTGCACCACGCTCAATGGTGAATTTATGTTTATCATTAGACCATAGAATTTTGGATGGGATGATTTGTGGTAAATTCTTATCTCGTGTGAAAAAAATTCTCGAAAATGTCGATAAACAGAAGATGTCAGTCTACTAA
- the scpA gene encoding methylmalonyl-CoA mutase: MSKANFATVVIEDVLKQEQLTSTGSYVTNEGIEVNSVYNKEDIQDAKHLKDVAGIAPNTRGPYPTMYVARPWTVRQYAGFSTAEESNAFYRRNLAMGQKGLSVAFDLATHRGYDSDHPRVTGDVGKAGVAIDSVEDAKILFDGIPLDQMSVSMTMNGAVLPILAFYIVAAEEQGVSPDKLAGTIQNDILKEYMVRNTYIYPPAMSMKIIADIFEYTAKFMPKFNSISISGYHIQEAGATNDIELAYTLADGLEYVRTGLKAGIDIDAFAPRLSFFWAIGMNYYMEVAKMRAARRIWAQMMSTFNPKNSKSLALRTHSQTSGWSLTEQDPFNNVTRTLIEANAAAMGHTQSLHTNALDEAIALPTDFSARIARNTQLFLQEETGMTKVIDPWGGSYYVEKLTEELTEKAWALIEEIEALGGMAKAIETGLPKMKVEEAAAKRQAKIDSKTETIVGVNKYRLAEEDPIDILDIDNAIVRESQIARLEKMKATRDEAEVQKHLARITKAAEDGSENLLAVAVDAARARASLGEISDAIEAVSGRHKAVIRSISGVYSANFSDDEMISEVKQMTEDFLEAEGRRPRILVAKMGQDGHDRGAKVVATGYADLGFDVDISPLFMTPEETAQMANENDVHCIGVSSLAAGHKTLVPELVAELKKLGREDIIVICGGVIPAQDYEFLYEAGAAAIFGPGTVIPVSAIRIIEEIYKKLGYEEVAE; the protein is encoded by the coding sequence ATGAGTAAAGCAAATTTCGCAACGGTTGTCATTGAAGATGTATTAAAACAAGAGCAACTTACTTCTACAGGCTCGTACGTGACAAATGAAGGCATTGAAGTGAATTCTGTCTACAATAAAGAAGACATTCAAGATGCAAAACATTTAAAAGATGTGGCTGGTATTGCACCGAATACACGTGGCCCATATCCGACAATGTATGTCGCGCGTCCATGGACAGTGCGTCAATATGCAGGTTTCTCGACAGCGGAAGAATCAAATGCTTTCTACCGTCGTAACTTGGCAATGGGTCAAAAAGGGCTTTCAGTAGCATTCGACTTAGCAACACACCGCGGTTATGACTCGGATCACCCTCGTGTAACAGGGGATGTCGGAAAAGCCGGCGTTGCAATCGATTCGGTTGAAGATGCAAAAATTTTATTCGACGGTATTCCACTCGATCAAATGTCAGTATCGATGACGATGAACGGTGCCGTATTACCGATTCTAGCTTTCTACATCGTTGCAGCTGAAGAACAGGGAGTATCGCCTGATAAATTGGCCGGTACGATCCAAAACGACATCTTAAAAGAGTACATGGTACGTAACACATATATCTACCCACCGGCAATGTCGATGAAAATCATTGCGGACATTTTTGAATATACGGCGAAATTCATGCCGAAATTCAACTCGATTTCCATTTCGGGTTACCATATTCAAGAAGCGGGTGCGACAAATGATATCGAGCTTGCCTATACATTGGCAGACGGTCTTGAATATGTACGTACTGGTTTAAAAGCAGGCATTGATATCGATGCATTTGCACCGCGTTTATCGTTCTTCTGGGCGATCGGCATGAACTATTACATGGAAGTTGCAAAAATGCGTGCAGCACGTCGTATTTGGGCACAGATGATGTCTACATTCAATCCGAAAAACTCGAAGTCTCTTGCACTTCGTACACACTCGCAAACATCAGGCTGGAGTTTAACAGAGCAAGATCCGTTCAATAACGTAACTCGTACATTAATCGAGGCAAACGCGGCAGCGATGGGTCACACACAGTCACTTCATACGAATGCACTGGATGAGGCCATTGCGTTACCGACAGACTTCTCGGCGCGTATTGCACGTAATACACAGCTATTCCTGCAAGAAGAAACAGGAATGACAAAAGTAATCGATCCATGGGGCGGCTCGTACTATGTTGAAAAACTGACAGAAGAGCTGACAGAAAAAGCATGGGCATTAATCGAAGAAATCGAAGCACTTGGCGGAATGGCAAAAGCGATTGAGACAGGGCTTCCGAAAATGAAAGTTGAAGAAGCAGCGGCTAAACGTCAGGCGAAAATCGATTCAAAAACAGAAACGATTGTCGGCGTAAACAAATACCGTCTTGCTGAAGAAGATCCAATCGACATTTTGGATATCGACAATGCAATCGTACGCGAGTCACAAATTGCCCGCCTTGAAAAAATGAAGGCTACTCGTGATGAAGCGGAAGTACAAAAACATTTAGCCCGAATTACAAAAGCGGCTGAAGACGGCTCTGAAAACCTATTAGCTGTTGCAGTGGATGCGGCGAGAGCACGTGCATCATTAGGTGAAATTTCGGATGCGATTGAAGCGGTATCCGGCCGTCATAAAGCAGTTATCCGTTCAATTTCCGGAGTCTACTCTGCTAACTTCTCGGATGATGAAATGATTTCAGAAGTGAAGCAAATGACAGAAGACTTCCTGGAAGCAGAAGGTCGCCGTCCACGTATTTTAGTGGCGAAAATGGGACAAGACGGACATGACCGCGGAGCAAAAGTTGTAGCAACTGGCTATGCGGACTTAGGTTTCGATGTCGATATTTCTCCGTTGTTCATGACACCGGAAGAAACAGCACAAATGGCAAATGAAAATGACGTACACTGTATCGGCGTATCTTCGTTAGCAGCGGGTCATAAAACATTAGTGCCTGAACTTGTAGCTGAATTGAAGAAACTAGGTCGCGAAGACATTATCGTCATTTGCGGCGGTGTCATCCCGGCTCAAGACTATGAGTTCCTGTATGAAGCAGGTGCAGCAGCAATCTTCGGACCAGGTACTGTAATTCCAGTATCGGCAATCCGTATTATAGAAGAAATTTATAAAAAGTTAGGTTATGAGGAAGTGGCAGAGTAG
- a CDS encoding DUF2627 domain-containing protein, translating into MARMAAFIVLVIPAILMAAGIKFMRDTLFGILISPFPWIWLQFVVGAILFAVSFLFFAGFLLHRDRKRGKVSQRWQK; encoded by the coding sequence ATGGCACGCATGGCTGCATTTATCGTACTAGTCATTCCCGCAATTTTAATGGCAGCCGGGATAAAATTTATGCGAGATACATTATTCGGTATTTTAATTTCACCATTTCCATGGATTTGGTTACAATTCGTCGTTGGTGCCATTTTATTTGCCGTTTCATTTTTATTTTTCGCAGGCTTTTTACTGCACCGCGATCGCAAGCGCGGCAAAGTTTCGCAGCGTTGGCAAAAATAA
- the lpdA gene encoding dihydrolipoyl dehydrogenase: MAKDYDVVILGGGTGGYVAAIRASQLGLKTAIVEKNKMGGTCLHAGCIPTKALLRSAEVYVQSKKALDFGVEVNDVKIDFERVQQRKATVVDKLYKGVQHLMKKGKIDVYDGFGRILGPSIFSPMPGTISVEMNDGTENEMLVPQNVIIATGSRPRTLDGLKVDGKKVFTSDEFLTIEKLPKSAIIIGGGVIGVEWASMLTDFDVEVTIIELGDRLLPTEDAAISAEMLKSLKKRGVNVHFNVKLDPSAIDTKEDVTLQVNDETISAEALLLSVGRVANTSNIGLENTEIELDKGYISVNEHFQTKERHIYAIGDVIGGMQLAHVASHEGIRAVEHIAGQNSIPLHYANIARGVYSNPEVASVGLTEEQAKNNGYKVVTTTFPFKAIGKAIVYGETGGFVKVVADESSNDVVGVHLIGPHATDLISEAALGLFLNASPWEVGQMVHLHPSLSEIIGEAALAIEGKAIHF, translated from the coding sequence ATGGCAAAAGATTATGATGTCGTTATTTTAGGCGGGGGCACAGGCGGTTATGTAGCCGCAATCCGTGCCTCACAGCTCGGATTGAAAACGGCAATCGTCGAAAAAAACAAAATGGGGGGTACATGCCTGCATGCAGGATGTATTCCTACTAAAGCATTGCTTCGAAGTGCTGAAGTATATGTACAATCGAAAAAGGCACTTGATTTTGGAGTAGAAGTGAATGACGTCAAAATTGACTTTGAACGTGTCCAACAAAGAAAGGCTACCGTAGTCGATAAACTTTACAAAGGTGTCCAGCATTTGATGAAAAAAGGAAAAATCGATGTTTATGACGGGTTCGGCCGTATTTTAGGGCCATCTATTTTCTCACCGATGCCAGGTACGATTTCAGTGGAAATGAATGACGGCACAGAAAATGAGATGCTTGTTCCGCAAAACGTCATTATTGCGACAGGTTCACGTCCTCGCACATTGGATGGGTTGAAAGTGGACGGGAAAAAGGTGTTCACATCTGATGAATTCCTGACAATCGAGAAGCTTCCAAAGTCGGCCATTATTATCGGTGGTGGCGTAATTGGTGTCGAATGGGCGTCAATGCTTACTGATTTCGATGTCGAAGTTACGATTATCGAGCTAGGTGACCGTTTGCTTCCAACTGAAGATGCAGCCATTTCCGCAGAGATGCTGAAATCTTTGAAAAAGCGCGGGGTAAACGTTCATTTCAATGTTAAACTCGATCCTTCAGCAATTGATACGAAGGAAGATGTAACGCTACAAGTGAATGATGAAACCATTTCAGCAGAAGCACTTTTGTTATCAGTCGGAAGGGTAGCGAACACATCTAATATCGGTTTGGAGAACACGGAAATCGAACTGGATAAAGGATATATTTCAGTAAACGAACATTTCCAGACGAAAGAACGTCATATATATGCTATAGGAGACGTGATCGGTGGCATGCAGTTGGCACATGTTGCTTCACATGAAGGGATACGTGCTGTCGAGCATATCGCGGGACAGAATTCGATTCCACTGCATTATGCCAATATTGCACGAGGCGTCTACAGTAATCCGGAAGTCGCAAGTGTCGGCCTTACGGAAGAGCAAGCGAAAAACAACGGCTATAAAGTTGTGACAACAACATTCCCGTTTAAAGCGATCGGTAAAGCGATTGTCTATGGTGAAACAGGAGGCTTTGTGAAAGTAGTTGCCGATGAAAGTTCGAATGATGTTGTCGGCGTCCATTTAATCGGACCGCATGCAACGGATTTAATTTCTGAAGCTGCTCTTGGTTTATTCTTAAATGCCTCACCATGGGAAGTTGGACAGATGGTGCATTTGCATCCTTCGTTGAGCGAAATTATTGGGGAAGCCGCGCTGGCGATTGAAGGCAAAGCGATTCATTTTTAA
- a CDS encoding glycerophosphodiester phosphodiesterase family protein yields MNNIPIFAHRGASSFHLENTFAAFKKAKELGADGIELDLQVSNDGILVVFHDNDLKRLAGINKMVNQCSYDELIHYKLGPRFKRMFRRDRMIAFADVLEWANEENIALNVELKESLITNEHVLKELLQTIHLPENSHFSSFHDSLLKIVKEIRPDIETGYIITRKFYWATLADQNFYDAIHAHKRYYKGQYLEACKTANIGMRFYGIQGNESFLKNPHSIVKGWITDFPHLVQEAQMNRH; encoded by the coding sequence ATGAATAATATACCCATTTTTGCCCACCGAGGGGCATCGAGCTTTCATTTAGAAAATACGTTTGCTGCCTTTAAAAAAGCGAAAGAACTTGGGGCAGATGGCATTGAACTGGATCTCCAAGTTTCAAATGATGGTATTTTAGTCGTGTTTCATGACAATGACTTAAAGAGGCTGGCCGGTATTAACAAAATGGTCAATCAATGCTCCTATGATGAACTGATTCATTATAAACTAGGTCCGCGGTTTAAACGGATGTTTCGTCGTGACCGGATGATTGCCTTTGCCGATGTACTGGAATGGGCAAATGAAGAAAATATTGCGTTAAATGTGGAACTGAAAGAGTCGCTAATTACGAATGAGCATGTTTTGAAGGAATTACTGCAAACGATTCATTTACCTGAAAACAGCCATTTTTCATCATTCCATGATTCGCTGTTAAAAATTGTGAAAGAGATTCGCCCTGACATCGAAACAGGTTATATTATTACGAGAAAATTCTATTGGGCCACATTAGCAGATCAGAATTTCTACGATGCGATCCATGCACATAAACGTTATTATAAAGGCCAATACTTAGAGGCTTGTAAAACAGCCAATATCGGCATGCGTTTTTACGGAATCCAGGGCAATGAGTCCTTTCTTAAAAATCCGCATTCAATTGTAAAAGGGTGGATTACGGATTTTCCTCATTTAGTCCAGGAAGCACAGATGAATCGACATTAA
- a CDS encoding alpha-ketoacid dehydrogenase subunit beta, with the protein MPVISYIDAINLAMKEEMERDDRVFVLGEDVGLKGGVFKATTGLYDQFGEARVLDTPLAESAIAGVAIGAAMYGMRPIAEMQFADFIMPAVNQIVSEAAKIRYRSNNDWSCPLVVRAPFGGGIHGALYHSQSVEAMFAGTPGLKIVIPSTPYDAKGLLKAAIRDPDPVLFFEHKRAYRLIKGEVPTDDYTLPIGKADVKREGDDVTVITYGLAVHFALQAAERLAKDGIETHILDLRTVYPLDQEAIIEAARKTGKILLITEDNKEGSIMSEVAAIIAEHCLFELDAPIKRLAGPDVPAMPYAPTMEKFFMINPDKVEKAIRELAEF; encoded by the coding sequence ATGCCGGTAATTTCTTATATTGATGCGATTAACCTAGCGATGAAAGAAGAAATGGAGCGCGATGACCGCGTCTTCGTCTTAGGGGAAGATGTCGGCTTAAAAGGCGGCGTGTTCAAAGCGACAACAGGCTTGTATGACCAGTTCGGCGAAGCGCGTGTACTAGATACACCGTTAGCGGAAAGTGCAATTGCCGGTGTTGCCATCGGTGCAGCAATGTACGGCATGCGTCCGATTGCCGAAATGCAGTTTGCGGACTTTATCATGCCTGCTGTAAACCAGATTGTTTCAGAAGCAGCAAAAATTCGTTACCGCTCGAACAATGACTGGAGCTGTCCTTTAGTCGTGCGTGCGCCATTTGGTGGGGGAATTCATGGTGCCCTTTATCACTCACAATCGGTTGAAGCAATGTTTGCAGGGACACCTGGATTGAAGATTGTCATTCCATCAACACCATATGATGCAAAAGGCTTGTTAAAAGCGGCCATTCGCGATCCGGATCCAGTACTGTTTTTCGAACATAAACGTGCATACCGCCTAATTAAAGGTGAAGTACCGACAGATGATTATACATTGCCGATCGGAAAAGCCGATGTGAAACGTGAAGGCGATGATGTAACAGTCATCACATACGGTCTTGCGGTTCATTTTGCATTGCAGGCAGCAGAACGTCTGGCTAAAGACGGCATTGAAACACATATTTTAGATTTGCGTACTGTTTACCCGTTAGATCAAGAAGCGATTATTGAAGCGGCAAGAAAAACAGGTAAAATCCTTCTTATCACTGAAGACAATAAAGAAGGCAGCATTATGAGTGAAGTGGCAGCCATTATTGCAGAGCATTGCCTATTTGAACTGGATGCACCGATCAAGCGTCTCGCAGGACCGGATGTACCAGCAATGCCATACGCACCAACAATGGAAAAGTTCTTCATGATTAATCCTGACAAAGTAGAAAAAGCAATTCGCGAACTCGCTGAATTCTAG
- a CDS encoding Glu/Leu/Phe/Val dehydrogenase, translating to MEIFKYMQKYDFEQVVFCQDEASGLKAVIAIHDTTLGPALGGSRMWTYASEEAAIEDALRLARGMTYKNAAAGLNLGGGKTVIIGDPFKDKNEEMFRALGRFIQGLNGRYITAEDVGTTVADMDLIHEETNYVTGISPAFGSSGNPSPITAYGVFLGMKAAVKEAFGDDSLAGRKVAVQGLGNVAYTLCEYLHNEGAKLIVTDINQQAIDRVVADFGAVAVAPDEIYSQDVDIFSPCALGAIVNDQTIPTFKAKVIAGSANNQLAESRHGKVLHDLGIVYAPDYVINAGGVINVADELYGYNRERAMKRVETIYTSLEKIFAISKEEDIPTYLAANRLAEERIARVAKSRSQFLQNEKNILNGR from the coding sequence ATGGAAATTTTCAAGTACATGCAGAAATATGATTTTGAACAGGTAGTCTTTTGCCAAGATGAGGCATCGGGGTTAAAAGCGGTTATTGCTATTCATGATACAACATTGGGTCCTGCTCTTGGGGGTTCGCGCATGTGGACATATGCCTCAGAGGAAGCAGCTATTGAAGATGCACTTCGTCTAGCACGCGGTATGACTTATAAAAATGCGGCGGCAGGCTTAAATTTAGGTGGCGGTAAAACAGTTATTATTGGAGATCCGTTCAAAGATAAAAATGAAGAAATGTTCCGTGCATTAGGACGTTTCATTCAAGGGTTGAATGGTCGATATATTACGGCGGAAGATGTAGGTACAACAGTTGCCGATATGGATTTAATCCATGAAGAGACAAATTATGTGACAGGTATTTCACCGGCATTCGGCAGCTCGGGCAATCCATCGCCAATTACAGCGTATGGTGTATTTTTAGGAATGAAAGCAGCAGTGAAAGAAGCATTTGGAGACGATTCACTTGCAGGACGTAAAGTAGCGGTTCAAGGTCTTGGGAATGTTGCGTACACATTATGTGAATACTTGCATAATGAAGGAGCGAAACTAATCGTAACGGACATTAATCAGCAAGCAATCGATCGTGTCGTAGCAGACTTTGGAGCGGTAGCTGTAGCACCTGACGAGATTTACTCACAAGATGTGGACATTTTCTCACCATGTGCACTTGGCGCAATTGTTAATGATCAAACAATTCCAACGTTCAAAGCGAAGGTTATTGCTGGGTCTGCAAACAATCAGCTGGCAGAATCAAGACATGGTAAAGTATTGCATGATTTAGGCATTGTTTATGCACCGGATTATGTAATTAATGCAGGTGGGGTTATTAACGTAGCAGATGAGTTATACGGCTACAATCGCGAGCGCGCAATGAAGCGTGTTGAAACGATCTACACAAGCTTGGAAAAGATTTTTGCAATTTCAAAAGAAGAAGATATTCCAACTTATTTAGCAGCAAACCGTTTAGCGGAAGAGCGTATTGCTCGTGTAGCGAAATCCCGCAGTCAGTTCCTTCAAAACGAAAAAAATATTTTAAACGGGCGCTAA